The following proteins come from a genomic window of Miscanthus floridulus cultivar M001 chromosome 2, ASM1932011v1, whole genome shotgun sequence:
- the LOC136531600 gene encoding tubby-like F-box protein 6, whose amino-acid sequence MSFRSLIQDMRDEFGSISRHSLRSRSHRSAGNASRAAAAGPSEAMDQSCWSQLPPELLREVLVRIEASESWWPARKDVVSCAGVCRTWRGIMKEAVRVPEVSGKLTFPISLKQPGPRDGTLKCFIRRNRTTQTYYLYIGLTEALADDGKFLLAARKCRKPTCTDYLISLDKVDMSKGSSTYIGKLRSNFLGTKFTVYDAHPPYDGAVVSKSHSARVVGLNQVSPRVPAGNYPVSHISYELNVLGSRGPRRMNCVMDSIPASAVEEGGKAPTQTEFPLSSLDSFPSILFFRSKSARIDSSTSQSSSSDRLVLKNKSPRWHEQLQCWCLNFCGRVTVASVKNFQLVASDDNGPGNQENDKVILQFGKIGKDLFTMDYRYPISAFQAFAICLSSFDTKIACE is encoded by the exons ATGTCGTTCAGGAGCCTGATTCAGGACATGAGGGACGAGTTCGGGAGCATCTCGCGGCACAGCCTGCGGTCCCGGTCTCACCGCTCCGCCGGGAACGCGTCGCGGGCGGCGGCCGCGGGGCCGTCGGAGGCGATGGACCAGAGCTGCTGGTCGCAGCTGCCCCCCGAGCTCCTGCGGGAGGTGCTGGTAAGGATCGAGGCGTCTGAGAGCTGGTGGCCAGCGCGCAAGGACGTGGTGTCATGCGCCGGCGTCTGCCGGACCTGGAGGGGCATCATGAAGGAGGCCGTGCGCGTCCCGGAGGTGTCAGGGAAGCTCACGTTCCCCATCTCGCTTAAGCAG CCTGGCCCAAGGGATGGCACTCTTAAATGTTTCATCAGGAGGAATCGAACTACTCAGACATATTATCTGTATATTGGATTGACAGAAG CATTGGCTGATGATGGAAAGTTCCTACTTGCTGCACGCAAGTGTCGTAAGCCCACGTGCACGGACTACCTAATTTCTCTTGATAAGGTTGATATGTCAAAGGGAAGTAGCACCTATATTGGCAAGCTAAG ATCAAACTTCCTTGGAACAAAGTTCACTGTCTATGATGCTCATCCACCATATGATGGAGCTGTGGTCTCAAAGAGTCACTCTGCACGTGTGGTTGGTTTGAACCAGGTCTCCCCTAGAGTTCCTGCTGGGAATTATCCTGTTTCACATATTTCTTACGAGCTGAATGTTCTGGGCTCCAG AGGTCCAAGAAGGATGAACTGTGTTATGGATTCCATCCCTGCATCAGCTGTTGAGGAAGGAGGGAAAGCTCCTACACAGACTGAATTTCCACTTAGCAGCCTTGACTCTTTCCCATCAATTCTATTCTTCAGATCTAAATCAGCTCGGATAGACAGTTCAACATCGCAGTCATCCAGCTCGGATAGGTTGGTGCTGAAGAACAAGTCTCCTAGgtggcatgaacaactgcagtgtTGGTGCCTGAATTTCTGTGGGCGGGTCACTGTTGCCTCGGTTAAAAACTTTCAGTTGGTGGCTTCTGATGACAATGGACCAGGGAACCAAGAGAATGACAAGGTCATTCTCCAATTTGGAAAGATTGGGAAAGACTTGTTCACCATGGACTACCGTTATCCAATATCGGCATTTCAAGCTTTTGCAATTTGTCTGAGCAGTTTTGATACAAAAATTGCCTGCGAATGA